gcactgttctaagcgctgggggagatacagggtcatcaggtggtcccacgtgaggctcacagttaatccccattttacagatgagggaactgaggcccagagaagtgaagcgacttgcccacagtcacacagctgtcaagtggtggagccgggattcgaacccctgacctctgacgccccagcccgggctctttccactgagccacgctggtggtcccccttggggctcccagtcttcatccccattttccagataataataacgttggtatttgttaagcgcttactctgtgcagagcactgttctgagtgctgggggagatacagggtcatcaggtcgtcccatgcgaggttcacagttaatccccattttacagatgaggtcactgagggacagagaagtgaagtggcttgcccacagtcacccagctgacattactgggcacctactattccttcattcaatagtatttattgagcgcttactatgtgcagagcactggactaaacgcttggaatggacactgcGGCAACAcagagagatcatccctgccctgcccaatAAACAGTTCCTCTTCCACCCCGAAAACCTTTCACCTCAGCCCTTCCACCCTactgaatttattcatttttcattcattcaatagtatttattgagcactatgtgcagagcactgtactaagcgccaggaatgtacaaattggcaacagatacagtccctacccattgacgggcttacagtctaattggggcagATTTTTAATCTAACATCCCCTACTCCCGGCTaaaactgaaaaggagcagcacggcctcgttaatagaagcagggtggctcggtggaaagaactcaggcttgggagtcagaggtcatgggttcaaattccattcagtcacttgtcagccgtgttactttgggccagtcacttctctgggcctcagttccctcatctgtaaaatgaggatgaagactacgagccccacgtggtacaacctgattaccgtgtatctcccccagtgcttagagcagtgcttgtcacacagtaagcgcttaacaaatgccatcattattattattatagagcaagggccttgtcaggacctgggttcttaccccagcttcaccccttgccagctgtgtgaccttggacaagtcacttgtctttgcctcggttacctcatctgtaaaatggggatgaagactgggagccccacgtgaggcacggactatatccaaccggattagcctgtatctaccccggtacttactatgtgctgtacaaaataaaggaaaaaaaatacacgtaccataaaaaatgcataaAAAATTGCACATaccaaagaagaaaaaagaatgaaaaaactcTTCCCAGCGCTTCAGGGAGAGCAAGTGAGGCTTGTAgacaactctactgcactgtcctaagcacttaattcagtgcaccACACACGGTAAaagctcaatacatgccattgatttAATTGTTGGATAATCTTTGTTCCTACCCACCCTCTATTCCAGGTCAGGCAGGGAGAGCCCCCCGAGGCCCCCAGTCACCTCAGACCAGGGCCCGATCCACACTTAAGACACTGGATTGTCCCTGTCCCCTGCTGGGCTGTAGATGACATGGTGACCCCAAGGAGAGCCGTGATTTTGCTAACGGGGTCGGTGGGTGTAGAAGGACCCCAGCCAATTTTGGATTTCGGAGTTGGGGGCTGagccctcaccccatccccagaacTGGGGTGAAGCATGGGACTGCAGTGTAGGCTGGGAGCTTCGGAGACCTCGCCGGACCAGAGATTGGTTTTGATATTTAAAAGTTGGACATTTTTCTTTGATTTTCACTCCCTGGACTCTTCCTGAGCCACACACACAGTAGTTGCAACGTTTATTGAATGACCCACTGGGGACGGCAAaataagagacattccctgtccacattgcaTTTCCAATCTAATGGAGTAGGGACGAGCACTCAACAAAGAGAGTAGTCATTAGTTTGCAAACCCCCCCGGGGCGGTGTCCTTCGCTGATCCGGTTCTCTCTCAGGGGTTCAGCCAGGCACCTTACATTCAGCCTTTCTCCACCATCAGCCACCCTCCCTGGATTCTGGGCTGCCACAATGCACCACAGAAATCGCCTTTATTCACATCCTGGGTCCGGACAACCCTTCCCGGCCGTCAGGGCCCGGCCCCGCAGTGGCGGGTGAAAACTGGGGGGTGTCAGGGAGGGGCTCCGCCCCTCCAACCCACATCCCACAGGATCCAGACCGGCTGGAGGCCCGGGCAGGTCCGCCCCTACTCAGTAGATGCCGTAGCTGGGCTCCTGGCTGTCCCTGTAGCGATCCAGGTAGCGCAGCGGCTGCTGGTGGGGGAACTTCCTCTGTTTGGGGTGGTAGGGGGGCGGCCGCACGAAGTCAAACACCGGCTCCCGCATGTCTGCAGGAGAGagccgggctgggctgggggagacgCTCCGCTGCGCTCCCtgacctccccagccccctccggcCACCCCCtagtctcccttctccttccagctgCGAAGTGCCGGGACCGCTGCCCTCCTCCCGCGTAGGAGCCTGTGCCCGGCCCGACGGCTTGGAGCCCCATACACCCCCGGCCACCCCCGTATCTCCCAGTCCCTTACTCAGCAGCCGGTGGAAGACAGTGGTGACCGAATCGTCCCAGCGGCACTGGAAGAAGGCCAAGCCAGCCGGGGTCATGGAGTCCTGGTGCTTCCTGTAGAAGTCGAAGGTGCGGAAGGTTCTCTGGGCCAGGCTGGAGCTGCGAGGAGAGGGAGACTGGtaaggggggaggaaaagagagtccAGCTGGCCGCCGTTGCCCCGATCCCCACAGAGTCCCGCCACGGGCTCTGCCGGGCTCTCTACCCACTCGGACAGCTCCTGCCGGTCCTGCTGGGGGGAAGAcggtggaaggagcagaggagaaggtgaagagggaggatgggggtatgAGAGATGACGGCGGTGGCCGGGGGTAACCCGGCAGGGAGGGGATTACCACGGCGAGGGCCGAGTGTCCTCGGAGAAGTCAATGAGGTGGTCCTgcttgaagaggaggaagacgaggcggTGGAAACCGGTCccccgggcggggaaggggggcaggtaGTGGCACTGCTCCTGGCCCGCGGCCACCTCGTTCCCCGGGATGTTGGTCCTGTTTGGGGACGAGCAGGGCGGATCCGGTCACCCACCGGTTGGCACGATGTTGCCGTCTCGCCCCCTGGACTGCTCCCCGGCccatcccgggccccgcccccacaTACTCACACCAGCCAGTGGACGTATTCGGCGTCTGGCTCCAGGAGGTGCCCGTCTGCAGGCAAACACAGAGAACCTCCTTATCCGGGGGGCCACTGGGCTGTGAGCTTTCGGGGGGCCGGGACCGGTCTGTCACCAGCCTCTCCCGGTCCGTGGAAGGGCGCTCAGGGCCTGGCGATCGATCGACCCTTCAggaagggacggagccggggggcggccgggcgggtcCGActaacccctccacccccaacacgAGGCCCGgaagggtgaaggggaaggggccaGACGCAGTCTGGATCCCGGGGTAACAGCTGCTACTGACCCAGACTGGTGAACAGCAGCGTCCACAGGGAGCCCTCCTCGGCCTCGAACGTCACGTCAGGGGCGCCGAAGGCCTGGCGGGAAGACAGAGAGGGTGCCGGAGGTGGCCAGAGGAGGGGAAGACCcgcggggagaggggatggcgGAGGGTGCCGAAGGGGGTTACCTCGGTGGGGGTGACCTCGTTCCCGTGGTACACGGGCATCACGTAGTCCCCGTCAAGGTTGTAAGCGACCCTGAGGTGGACCCGGGGCACGAAGGTGGCTCCTCGGAACAGGTCCCGATACAGGCCGTAGTGCTCAGCCACACGCTGCCTGTGGTAGGGGCCGGCGGTCCTCTCCCACTCggccttcacctcctccagggggatCAGGGctgtgaggggaggagggtcagTTGGCGGGGTCCACCCTGCCCCTTGTCCCCAGGCCCCCAGGGTGGGGGAGCGCTCTCCCACCTGTCCGGAGGCGGGCCGCCCTCTCCAGCTCCGGTGAGCTCCGGATCTGCTTCAAGAGCTCCTTCCGCTCCCGGAGCTGCTGGCGGCGGCGCGTCTGGGCAGGGGGCAGCCCGATGTCCACCCGGTCTTCGggatctgggggagagaggggtcacgCGGGCGCCGGGCGGGGACCTGAGACAGAGGGGGTCCGGCCGGGGCGGCGACCGGAGGCCTTCTGTCCGCAGCCGGGGCCGGATGGTTACCTGGCTCCTCTCCGAAGTAGTCCCGGTAGGTCTTCCACCAGTGCGGCGCCTTGGCCTCCCGCTCCGCCCGGCGCCGGTAGCGGTCGAAGCTCCGGTACTTTTCCAGCGAGGCCAGCCGGCTCACGTCCACGTCCTCGTTGGGCATCGGCCccagcggcgcggcccggcgggccAGGGCGGCTGTGGACGTGAGGTCAGTAGGGTCAGATTGTCGGAGGGTAGGGGGGTGACGGTCGGCGCGGGGGTCGGGCGATTAttactacggtatttgttgagcgcttactacgtgccaggcactagtactaagcactggggtggatacaagccaatcaggtcggacaggggTCCTGTCCCGCACTGGGACTCGTAGTCTCGatgcccatcttacagatgaggtcactgaggcccggagaagggaagggactcgccggggccacacggcagacaagtggcagagttgggattagaatccgcgaccttctgactccaagccccgtgCCTCCGgccaccacgccacgctgcttcggatgCAGAGGGTGGTCAGCGCGGAGGCTGGGGGAGCGGcgtggttcagagaagcagcgcggctcagtggaaagagcccgggcttgggagtcagaggtcgtgggttctaatcccctctctgccgtttgtcagctgtgtgactttgggtaagtcatttcacttctccgggcctcagttccctcatctggaaaatggggattaagaccgtgagccctcccgggtgcttagaacagtgctttgcacgtagtaagcgctgaacaaataccatcattatggttATATTATTAAGGGTCAGGGAGGGGTCAGCGCAGGGGTGGAAGAGCACGGAGGGGGTCGGTGCGGGGAGCGGAGAGGCTAACGCCgctccaggaataataataatgatgggatttgataggcgcttactatgtgcgaggtactgtactaagcgctgtgttggacacggtccctgtcccacagtctccatctcggatgagggaactgaggcccggagaaatgaagggacttacccaaggtcacccagcgggcagggggcgaagccgggattcgaacccaggaccttctggtcatggtcagagaagcagcggggctctgtggaaagagtccgggcttgggagtcagaagtcatgggttcgaatcccgactctgccgcttgtcagctgggtgaccgggggcaagtcccttcgcttctctgggcctcggtgacctcatctgcaaaatggggatgaagaccgggagcctcatgggggaccacctgatgaccctgtatctctccctgcgcttagcacagtgctctgcacagagtacaagcgcttagcaaagagcaatattattatgattgtggGTCCCAGGGCGGGGGTGGATCCAGTGTGCCAGGCTGGttggggggaggacggggcggcCCCGCTCACCGGTGGTGCCGAAGCCGCGTGCGGCCGCCCGGCCTCCGCAGGCTCCCGCCCCTCCACACCACACCGTCCTCGCCAACGCCGCCATCTCTGCCCGGCGCGATGCCTCAGCGGGAAGCCCTAGCCACGCCCCCGCCATGCGCCCCCACCAATCAGGGCAGGCCCAGACTCCCAGGCACCGCCCCCCACGCCGCGCCTCCACCAATCAGGTCAGAGTCAGACTCTCGGGACTCGCCCCCACCCCGCGCCCCCACCAATCAAGTCAGGGCCAAGCCCcagtccccgcccccaccccgcgtTCCcaccaatcagggaaggcccagaccaccaggcccccgcccccaccaatcAGCTCAGGCCCCGTCTCCCAGACCCCGCCCCCACGCCGCGCCTCCACCAATCAGGTCAGAGTCAGAACCTAAGGCCACGCCCCCACCCCGCGCTCCCACCAATCAGGGCAGGCCCAgacccccaggcccccgcccccaccaatcAGCTCAggcccagactcccaggccccgccccacgCCGCGCCCCCACCAATCAGCTCAGGcctcgactcccgggccccgcccccaaaccccaggccccgccccagcccccccttcctctcaccAGAGGCTGCAGAAGCCCCCGCACGCtttatttaaatttatttcaattaaacggtttgttagtaataataataacgttggtatctgttaagcgcttactatgtgcaaagcactgttctaaacgctgaggtggatacaaggtcatcaggttgtcccccgtggggctcccggtcttcgtccccattttgagaagcagcgtggctcagtggaaagagcacgggctttggagtcagaggtcatgggttcgaatcccagctcggccacttgtcagctgtgtgactttgggcaagtcacttcacttctcggtgcctcagttacctcatctgtaaaatggggattaagactgtgagccccacgtgggacaacctgattcccctgtgtctaccccggcgcttagaacagtgctcggcacgtagtaagcgcttaacaaataccaacattattattattattatttacagatgaggtcaccgaggcccagagaagtgaagtgacttgcccacggtcacccagctgacaagtggcagggtcaggattggaacccatgacctctgactcccaagcccgggctctttccactgggccacattgcttcatccCAAACCC
The sequence above is drawn from the Ornithorhynchus anatinus isolate Pmale09 unplaced genomic scaffold, mOrnAna1.pri.v4 scaffold_264_arrow_ctg1, whole genome shotgun sequence genome and encodes:
- the MRPL38 gene encoding 39S ribosomal protein L38, mitochondrial, with protein sequence MAALARTVWCGGAGACGGRAAARGFGTTAALARRAAPLGPMPNEDVDVSRLASLEKYRSFDRYRRRAEREAKAPHWWKTYRDYFGEEPDPEDRVDIGLPPAQTRRRQQLRERKELLKQIRSSPELERAARLRTALIPLEEVKAEWERTAGPYHRQRVAEHYGLYRDLFRGATFVPRVHLRVAYNLDGDYVMPVYHGNEVTPTEAFGAPDVTFEAEEGSLWTLLFTSLDGHLLEPDAEYVHWLVTNIPGNEVAAGQEQCHYLPPFPARGTGFHRLVFLLFKQDHLIDFSEDTRPSPCSSLAQRTFRTFDFYRKHQDSMTPAGLAFFQCRWDDSVTTVFHRLLNMREPVFDFVRPPPYHPKQRKFPHQQPLRYLDRYRDSQEPSYGIY